One window of Medicago truncatula cultivar Jemalong A17 chromosome 2, MtrunA17r5.0-ANR, whole genome shotgun sequence genomic DNA carries:
- the LOC112419298 gene encoding protein DENND6A isoform X2 codes for MSRSPSFSLKTEVSPSVDSQSLKKWVFAFCAIRFDLEQGQLVEECYPHGVLSSEEELEIAYSSFPDSVSQHQNRSSIHDCIFFFRICRRNNEYLYGYVFNRQRHDERLKRGGEQKSVVILSHCPYSSVFRPLLQIVGPLFFDIGKKALEHIAAFVSKWPPPVPGQVMDLPIGNAALKVNLPPALSLPVDDYVSSAATVNQSVLQGLFHDSDLFGSFRGLLLQLWLLWELLLIGEPMLIIAPTPPQCCEAVASLVSLVAPLLCSVDFRPYFTIHDPIFAKLNSIQEGEAFPPVILGVTNLFFLKALRNIPHIVSVGSPPPNSNRLALSNRSSTGRISGRPEGLGFQQLSLRRFSPTSLLNAVKMRRDGPLCLMTEHKEAIWSTYSATTKPDTSILNRLIDAGLSPRVEESMSVVNNEILRRHFLELTTNFLAPFSPYFRTTIPLEGSSPYTDPPSLPPFDANEFLASLSARGPGKFILKRMKSNWLDLYRRFLNGPNFKPWFQRKRAVAVQEQDRLWRQARIKADIHQLISKFSEVEIVDSFGVIERLLLKEIQVLHLFNVELGYSL; via the exons TTTTGCATTTTGTGCTATTCGATTCGATCTCGAACAAGGCCAACTCGTTGAAGAATGTTATCCACATGGTGTTCTTTCCAGCGAAGAGGAGCTTGAAATTGCTTACAGTTCCTTCCCCGATTCCGTTTCGCAGCATCAAAACCGATCCAGCATTCATGattgcattttcttttttcGAATTTGCAGGCGTAATAATGAATATTTGTATGGTTATGTTTTTAACAGACAGAGACACGATGAGAGGCTTAAACGCGGTGGCGAACAGAAATCTGTTGTGATTTTATCTCATTGTCCTTATTCTAGTGTTTTTAGACCTTTGTTACAGATTGTAGGTCCTTTGTTTTTCGACATTGGTAAAAAAGCACTTGAACATATTGCTGCTTTTGTTTCAAAATGGCCACCTCCTGTTCCTGGTCAGGTGATGGATCTTCCTATTGGTAATGCCGCGCTTAAAGTTAACTTACCGCCTGCTCTTAGTTTGCCTGTTGACGATTATGTTTCTTCCGCGGCAACAGTCAATCAGTCTGTCCTGCAGGGTCTTTTTCATGACTCGGATCTTTTTGGATCGTTTCGTGGACTTTTATTGCAGCTTTGGTTGTTATGGGAGTTGTTGCTTATTGGTGAACCAATGCTTATCATTGCCCCTACGCCTCCACAATGTTGCGAGGCTGTTGCTAGTCTTGTGAGTTTGGTTGCACCGTTGCTTTGCAGTGTTGATTTTCGGCCTTATTTTACCATTCATGACCCTATTTTTGCAAAATTAAACTCAATTCAAGAAGGTGAAGCTTTCCCACCAGTTATATTAGGTGTGACGAATCTTTTCTTCCTCAAAGCGCTTCGTAACATTCCACATATTGTTTCGGTTGGAAGCCCTCCTCCTAATTCAAACCGGCTTGCGCTATCGAATAGGTCTTCTACTGGCAGAATCTCTGGTAGACCTGAAGGTCTTGGGTTTCAACAACTTTCACTAAGAAGGTTCTCTCCTACAAGTTTATTGAATGCTGTTAAGATGCGAAGAGACGGTCCTCTTTGTCTAATGACTGAACATAAGGAAGCCATTTGGAGTACTTATTCGGCTACGACTAAGCCAGATACTTCTATCTTAAACAGGCTGATAGATGCTGGGTTGTCACCAAGAGTCGAGGAGTCAATGTCTGTTGTGAACAATGAGATATTACGGAGACATTTCTTGGAGCTCACTACTAATTTCTTGGCGCCCTTTTCCCCATATTTCAGGACTACAATACCATTAGAAGGATCTTCTCCTTACACAGACCCTCCTTCTCTACCTCCGTTTGATGCCAATGAATTTCTTGCTAGTCTATCGGCAAGAGGTCCAGGGAAGTTCATTTTAAAGCGAATGAAATCTAACTGGCTTGACTTATACAG GCGATTCCTGAATGGACCGAACTTTAAGCCGTGGTTTCAAAGAAAGCGTGCTGTTGCTGTGCAAGAGCAAGATAGATTGTGGAGGCAAGCAAGGATAAAAGCAGACATACATCAGCTTATTTCTAAATTTTCtgaggttgaaattgtggattCCTTCGGTGTTATAGAAAGACTTCTCCTCAAAGAAATACAG GTCTTACATCTTTTCAATGTGGAGCTTGGATATTCCCTATAA